One Novipirellula artificiosorum DNA segment encodes these proteins:
- a CDS encoding DDE-type integrase/transposase/recombinase, producing the protein MKYILHPWQLFAVILASWINRQQQEVIEYLRTENAVFKEKFGKKRILLTDDQRRRLAVKGKVLGRKTLEQFGTLFTPETILHWHRQLVANKWDYSDRKKKKHGRPRTRQAIVDLTIKFAKENPTWAYDRISGALSNLGYNICDSTIGNILKSHGIEPTPDRKRTGSWETFLKAHWDVMAAIDFTTVEVWTKSGLTTFYLLSVMELKTRRVNFAGCTTNPNEAWMKTIASELTNDEDGFLKDKKYLIMDRDASFSKSFRNFLRHEGVKPVRLPARSPNLNAHLERFFGSFDFF; encoded by the coding sequence ATGAAATATATTCTGCATCCGTGGCAGTTGTTCGCTGTAATCCTGGCCAGTTGGATCAATCGACAACAACAAGAGGTCATTGAGTACCTTCGCACCGAGAATGCCGTTTTCAAAGAGAAATTCGGCAAGAAGCGAATCCTGCTGACCGATGATCAGCGGCGTCGCTTGGCAGTCAAAGGCAAAGTCCTCGGACGCAAAACACTTGAGCAGTTTGGAACCTTGTTCACGCCGGAGACGATCCTGCATTGGCATCGACAATTGGTTGCCAATAAGTGGGACTACTCCGATCGCAAAAAGAAGAAACATGGTCGGCCAAGAACGCGACAAGCGATTGTCGATTTGACCATCAAGTTCGCGAAAGAGAACCCGACCTGGGCCTACGATCGTATCAGCGGTGCATTGTCGAACCTCGGCTACAACATCTGCGACTCCACCATTGGCAACATCCTAAAATCCCACGGCATTGAACCGACACCAGACCGCAAACGCACAGGATCATGGGAGACATTCCTCAAGGCGCACTGGGACGTGATGGCCGCGATCGACTTCACGACCGTGGAAGTCTGGACCAAGAGTGGCCTGACTACGTTCTATCTGCTCTCTGTTATGGAACTGAAGACTCGCCGCGTCAACTTCGCGGGCTGCACCACCAATCCGAACGAGGCTTGGATGAAGACAATTGCCAGCGAGTTGACCAACGATGAGGATGGTTTTCTAAAAGACAAGAAGTACTTGATCATGGACCGCGATGCATCATTCAGTAAGTCGTTTCGGAACTTCCTACGCCACGAAGGCGTGAAGCCAGTTCGGTTACCGGCGCGAAGCCCGAACTTGAACGCACATCTCGAGCGATTTTTCGGATCGTTCGACTTTTTTTGA
- a CDS encoding aldo/keto reductase — protein sequence MQSKNNTRRDFIQKATATTLGLAVAPAALSKAEATRPAPKAAKPEWRNKQDGMSYRMLGRTGFMVSELVSGTFPYNDPKHFPILDAQIGHGINYIDTASAYSQGGVESNIGTYLKESNNRDKVFLSTKLSGYYGFLAGAIGELQKELPESKVKAIRKKVDDLMAERGVLKPGYHMNYFGGQEEQIPKGYFNHLMLQEYGYKSGWRMKIKDHARKLLEDGLTRLQTDHLDVLHCPHGITMPDLMEDALLPELFEEFKQKGLIRAAAVSFHNDVGANLAKAIEVGYYDAAMFAYNIANHASTEPLMLKAKESGLGTIAMKVARLFAMEQKHDWRRQKLEATIPDKEIGLFPKTYLWALQNPNLSCCVAQMENVDQVKENVAIVGRKVELLPV from the coding sequence ATGCAAAGTAAAAACAACACCCGACGCGACTTCATCCAAAAGGCGACCGCCACCACACTTGGCCTAGCGGTGGCTCCTGCAGCGCTCAGCAAAGCCGAAGCGACACGCCCCGCCCCCAAAGCGGCCAAGCCAGAGTGGCGGAATAAGCAAGATGGCATGAGCTACCGAATGCTCGGAAGGACGGGCTTCATGGTTTCAGAGCTCGTTTCAGGAACGTTCCCATACAATGACCCTAAACACTTTCCGATATTGGATGCTCAGATCGGACATGGTATCAATTATATAGATACCGCTTCTGCCTACAGCCAAGGAGGTGTGGAATCAAACATCGGAACCTACCTCAAGGAAAGCAACAACCGAGACAAGGTATTCCTCTCTACCAAACTCAGCGGCTACTACGGATTCCTGGCAGGAGCCATAGGTGAATTGCAGAAGGAGCTGCCAGAGTCGAAAGTTAAGGCCATCCGGAAGAAGGTGGATGACTTGATGGCCGAGCGTGGCGTCCTCAAGCCCGGCTACCATATGAACTATTTTGGCGGGCAGGAAGAGCAGATTCCGAAAGGTTACTTCAACCACCTCATGCTCCAAGAGTACGGATACAAGAGCGGCTGGAGAATGAAGATCAAGGACCACGCCCGCAAACTCCTCGAGGATGGGCTGACTAGATTGCAAACGGACCATCTCGATGTGCTTCACTGCCCTCACGGCATTACCATGCCTGATCTCATGGAAGACGCCCTTCTCCCGGAGCTCTTTGAAGAATTCAAGCAAAAGGGCTTGATCCGTGCGGCAGCCGTTTCCTTCCACAATGACGTGGGCGCAAACCTCGCGAAAGCTATCGAAGTCGGATACTACGACGCAGCAATGTTTGCCTACAACATAGCGAACCACGCCTCTACGGAGCCGCTGATGCTCAAAGCAAAGGAATCCGGGCTAGGCACGATTGCAATGAAAGTCGCTCGCTTGTTTGCAATGGAGCAAAAGCATGATTGGAGGCGGCAAAAACTCGAGGCGACGATTCCTGACAAGGAGATTGGACTTTTTCCTAAAACCTACCTGTGGGCTCTCCAGAATCCTAACTTAAGCTGTTGCGTGGCGCAAATGGAGAACGTCGATCAGGTCAAAGAAAACGTAGCCATCGTGGGGCGTAAGGTCGAGCTTCTCCCAGTTTAG
- a CDS encoding integrase core domain-containing protein translates to MPRWEHQVADVERVIQTMKHEVLNAFCIVTNAHLNHLLKETAIWYNTERGHSARDHLPPVRDGDPVAAVKFHKEHVVCTDRLGGHLKSYCRRAA, encoded by the coding sequence ATCCCTCGGTGGGAACATCAAGTCGCTGATGTCGAACGCGTGATCCAGACGATGAAGCACGAGGTGCTCAATGCGTTTTGCATCGTGACCAACGCACACCTTAATCACTTATTGAAAGAGACGGCCATCTGGTACAACACCGAACGTGGACACAGTGCTCGGGATCATTTGCCTCCGGTGCGTGACGGCGATCCAGTGGCAGCGGTGAAGTTCCATAAGGAACACGTAGTTTGTACAGATCGTCTGGGTGGGCACTTGAAGTCATATTGTCGGCGGGCTGCTTGA